The Molothrus ater isolate BHLD 08-10-18 breed brown headed cowbird chromosome 1, BPBGC_Mater_1.1, whole genome shotgun sequence genome includes a window with the following:
- the LOC118684224 gene encoding probable G-protein coupled receptor 141 encodes MQEQTQKNMFQEDFRSMTEGTRNSSDSSSAFVHTSTVSAILVTVYSVALAGGGIGSITMSFVLLKMNTLSVTTTAIINLVVVHSLLLFTVPFRLHYYVKKKWVFDMPFCKMVSAMVHIHMYLTFIFYVITLVIRWLIFFQWKDKVEFYRKLHAIGASAAVWLFVMVFGVPLFYFEYGRSGLYNNTTCFKFQKELQHESVKALNYTLIVAVALISCVLLSLQIFILVKVARKFSTSLCSHQEFWAQVKNLIFIWIIIIWFLPYHLFRAYYIQYVSDFEQLESYNEVFLSLTALSCLDLLSFVLSGSRFFKQNVGMLHRRLFCC; translated from the exons ATGCAAGAGCAAACACAAAAG AATATGTTCCAGGAAGATTTCAGGAGCATGACTGAAGGGACCAGGAACAGCAGCGACTCCTCTTCTGCCTTCGTTCACACCAGCACCGTGAGTGCCATACTGGTCACTGTCTACTCGGTTGCCTTGGCTGGAGGTGGAATTGGGTCCATCACAATGTCCTTTGTGCTGCTCAAGATGAACACTCTGTCCGTGACCACGACTGCCATCATTAACCTGGTGGTTGtgcacagcctcctcctcttcacGGTGCCCTTCCGCCTGCACTACTATGTCAAAAAGAAGTGGGTATTTGACATGCCATTTTGCAAGATGGTGAGTGCCATGGTGCACATCCACATGTACCTAACCTTCATATTCTATGTGATCACGCTAGTGATCCGGTGGCTCATCTTCTTTCAGTGGAAGGACAAGGTGGAATTTTACAGGAAGCTGCACGCCATTGGGGCAAGCGCTGCTGTGTGGCTCTTCGTCATGGTCTTTGGGGTGCCGCTCTTCTACTTCGAGTATGGACGCTCAGGCTTGTACAATAATACAACGTGCTTCAAGTTCCAGAAAGAGCTACAGCACGAGAGTGTGAAAGCCCTGAACTACACCCTAATTGTAGCTGTTGCCCTCATTTCTTGTGTCCTCTTGAGCTTGCAGATTTTTATCTTGGTAAAAGTGGCAAGAAAATTTTCCACCTCCCTCTGTTCACACCAAGAATTCTGGGCCCAGGTGAAAAACTTGATTTTCATCTGGATCATCATAATTTGGTTCCTTCCCTATCACCTGTTCAGGGCCTACTACATACAGTATGTGAGTGATTTTGAACAGTTAGAAAGCTACAATGAGGTTTTTTTGAGCCTGACTGCCCTGAGCTGTCTGGACTTGCTGTCATTCGTGCTGAGTGGAAGCCGCTTCTTCAAGCAAAATGTGGGGATGCTCCACAGGAGGTTGTTTTGCTGCTAG